The Micromonospora krabiensis genome window below encodes:
- a CDS encoding NHL domain-containing thioredoxin family protein — protein MSARVRAPELRGRGWLNTGGRDLKLADLRGKIVIADFWTFCCINCLHVLDELRPLEEKYGDVLVVIGVHSPKFEHEKDADALAAAVERYGVHHPVLDDPELGMWQQYAARAWPTLSVIDPEGYVVATMAGEGHAEGLARLIDELIATHEAKGTLHRGDGPYVPPAEPETTLRFPGKAVVLDSGNLLVSDSARHSLAELAPDGERLVRRIGSGSRGRADGPAEAATFSEPQGLCVLPTHVAEVAGYDLVVADTVNHLLRGVRIATGEVVTVAGTGRQWRSTVDDHSHDALAVDLSSPWDLAWYDDKVVIAMAGIHQLWWFDPIKRTAGMYAGTTVEALRDGPLAEAWMAQPSGLSVSADGVRLWIADSETSAVRYVENGVMGTAVGQGLFDFGHVDGPAATALLQHPLGVCALPDGSVLVADTYNGAVRRFDPATDQVSTVADGLAEPSDLVLTPTGEVLVVESAAHRLTRLAPGALTAAGANTVDGPRHRAERKPTDVGSGELSLDIIFTPAPGQKLDETYGPSTRLVVSASPPELLVEGAGTGTELTRRLVVNPEVSDGVLQVTAQAATCDADVEHAACHLTRQDWGVPVRVVDGGADRLPLVLRGLDA, from the coding sequence ATGAGCGCACGAGTACGGGCACCCGAGCTGCGCGGCCGGGGCTGGTTGAACACGGGTGGGCGGGACCTGAAGCTCGCCGACCTCCGCGGCAAGATCGTCATCGCCGACTTCTGGACCTTCTGCTGCATCAACTGCCTGCACGTGCTCGACGAACTCCGCCCGTTGGAGGAGAAGTACGGCGACGTGCTCGTCGTCATCGGTGTCCACTCGCCGAAGTTCGAGCACGAGAAGGACGCGGACGCGCTGGCCGCGGCGGTGGAGCGCTACGGGGTGCACCACCCGGTGCTGGACGACCCCGAGCTGGGCATGTGGCAGCAGTACGCGGCCCGCGCCTGGCCCACCCTGTCGGTCATCGACCCCGAGGGCTACGTCGTCGCCACCATGGCCGGCGAGGGGCACGCCGAGGGCCTGGCCCGGCTGATCGACGAACTGATCGCCACCCACGAGGCCAAGGGCACGCTGCACCGGGGTGACGGCCCGTACGTCCCGCCCGCCGAGCCGGAGACCACGCTGCGCTTCCCCGGCAAGGCCGTCGTGCTGGACTCGGGCAACCTGCTGGTGTCCGACTCGGCCCGGCACTCCCTCGCGGAGCTGGCGCCGGACGGCGAGCGGCTGGTCCGCCGGATCGGCTCGGGCAGCCGGGGGCGGGCCGACGGCCCGGCCGAGGCGGCGACCTTCTCCGAGCCGCAGGGCCTCTGCGTGCTGCCGACGCACGTAGCCGAGGTGGCCGGCTACGACCTGGTCGTGGCGGACACGGTCAACCACCTGCTGCGCGGGGTGAGGATCGCCACCGGCGAGGTGGTCACCGTGGCGGGCACCGGGCGGCAGTGGCGCTCGACGGTCGACGACCACTCCCACGACGCCCTCGCCGTCGACCTGTCGTCGCCCTGGGACCTGGCCTGGTACGACGACAAGGTCGTCATCGCCATGGCCGGCATCCACCAGCTCTGGTGGTTCGACCCGATCAAGCGGACCGCCGGCATGTACGCCGGCACCACGGTGGAGGCGCTGCGCGACGGCCCGCTGGCCGAGGCGTGGATGGCCCAGCCGTCCGGCCTGTCCGTCTCCGCCGACGGCGTCCGGCTCTGGATCGCCGACAGCGAGACCAGCGCGGTCCGGTACGTCGAGAACGGGGTGATGGGCACCGCCGTCGGGCAGGGGCTCTTCGACTTCGGCCACGTCGACGGGCCGGCCGCGACGGCGCTGCTCCAGCACCCGCTGGGCGTGTGCGCGCTGCCCGACGGCTCGGTGCTGGTCGCCGACACGTACAACGGGGCGGTCCGGCGCTTCGACCCGGCGACCGACCAGGTCTCCACCGTCGCCGACGGCCTGGCCGAGCCGAGCGACCTGGTGCTCACGCCGACGGGCGAGGTGCTGGTCGTGGAGTCGGCGGCGCACCGGCTGACCCGGCTGGCACCGGGCGCGTTGACGGCGGCCGGCGCGAACACCGTCGACGGCCCGCGGCACCGCGCCGAGCGGAAGCCGACCGACGTGGGGTCCGGCGAGCTGTCCCTGGACATCATCTTCACCCCGGCCCCGGGGCAGAAGCTGGACGAGACGTACGGGCCGTCGACCCGCCTCGTGGTGTCCGCCTCGCCGCCGGAGCTGCTCGTCGAGGGGGCTGGCACGGGCACCGAACTGACCCGGCGGCTGGTGGTGAACCCGGAGGTGTCCGACGGGGTGCTCCAGGTGACCGCGCAGGCGGCGACGTGTGACGCGGACGTCGAGCACGCGGCCTGCCACCTGACCCGCCAGGACTGGGGTGTGCCGGTCCGGGTGGTCGACGGCGGCGCCGACCGTCTGCCGCTGGTGCTGCGCGGCCTGGACGCCTGA
- a CDS encoding dihydrolipoamide acetyltransferase family protein: MSRIKTFNLPDLGEGLTEGEILSWLVKVGDVIELNQPIVEVETAKAAVEIPAKWAGRVQTIHHPEGATIEVGTPIIAIDTDPDAGPLESTDDLPTPSAASLAAVEVAPAEGMVEPGLIGGPAPGGRTAVLVGYGPRTTAAKRRPRKGDVPTQAAAPAAPVVAPAPAVAAAPATVPTQNGRATAGGAVLAKPPVRKLARDLGVDLTALTGSGPLGSITREDVQRAAAGVAAEPTPVAAAVTTAASFGADREQRIPVKGVRKLTAENMSRSAFTAPHVTEFLTVDMTRAMKALDRLRGRREWRDVRVSPLLLVAKAVLLAVKRHPMVNSTWAGDEIVVKEYVNLGIAAATERGLIVPNIKDAGRLTLRELADAMTELVQTAKAGRTSPADMSGGTLTITNVGVFGVDTGTPILPPGESAILAFGAVREMPWVHKGKVRPRQVTTLGLSFDHRIIDGELGSKFLRDIGDFLADPEAALLAWT, translated from the coding sequence ATGTCACGGATCAAGACCTTCAACCTGCCCGACCTGGGCGAGGGCCTGACCGAGGGCGAGATCCTCAGCTGGCTCGTCAAGGTCGGCGACGTCATCGAGCTGAACCAGCCGATCGTCGAGGTGGAGACGGCGAAGGCGGCCGTCGAGATCCCGGCGAAGTGGGCCGGCCGGGTGCAGACGATCCACCACCCGGAGGGCGCGACGATCGAGGTCGGCACCCCGATCATCGCGATCGACACGGACCCCGACGCCGGCCCGCTGGAGAGCACCGACGACCTGCCCACCCCGTCGGCGGCCTCGCTGGCCGCGGTCGAGGTGGCACCGGCCGAGGGCATGGTCGAGCCGGGTCTGATCGGCGGTCCCGCCCCGGGCGGGCGCACCGCGGTGCTGGTCGGCTACGGCCCGCGTACGACCGCCGCGAAGCGTCGCCCGCGCAAGGGCGACGTGCCGACACAGGCCGCCGCGCCCGCGGCCCCGGTGGTCGCGCCGGCGCCGGCGGTCGCCGCGGCGCCGGCCACGGTGCCGACGCAGAACGGCCGGGCCACGGCGGGCGGGGCGGTGCTGGCCAAGCCGCCGGTCCGCAAGCTCGCCCGGGACCTCGGCGTCGACCTGACCGCGCTGACCGGGTCGGGTCCGCTCGGCTCGATCACCCGGGAGGACGTCCAGCGGGCGGCGGCCGGGGTCGCCGCCGAGCCGACGCCGGTCGCGGCGGCGGTCACCACGGCGGCGAGCTTCGGCGCCGACCGCGAGCAGCGCATCCCGGTCAAGGGGGTACGCAAGCTCACCGCCGAGAACATGTCCCGGTCGGCGTTCACCGCCCCGCACGTGACGGAGTTCCTGACCGTCGACATGACGCGGGCGATGAAGGCGCTGGACCGCCTGCGCGGGCGCCGCGAGTGGCGTGACGTACGCGTCTCGCCGCTGCTGCTGGTCGCGAAGGCGGTGCTGCTCGCGGTCAAGCGGCACCCGATGGTCAACTCGACGTGGGCGGGCGACGAGATCGTCGTCAAGGAGTACGTCAACCTGGGCATCGCGGCGGCCACCGAGCGGGGCCTGATCGTGCCGAACATCAAGGACGCCGGGCGGCTCACGCTGCGCGAGTTGGCGGACGCGATGACCGAGCTGGTGCAGACGGCGAAGGCCGGCCGCACCTCGCCGGCGGACATGTCGGGCGGCACCCTGACGATCACCAACGTCGGCGTGTTCGGGGTGGACACCGGGACCCCGATCCTGCCGCCGGGCGAGTCGGCGATCCTGGCCTTCGGGGCGGTCCGTGAGATGCCGTGGGTGCACAAGGGCAAGGTCCGCCCGCGTCAGGTGACCACGCTCGGCCTCTCGTTCGACCACCGGATCATCGACGGCGAACTCGGGTCGAAGTTCCTGCGGGACATCGGCGACTTCCTCGCCGACCCGGAGGCGGCACTGCTCGCCTGGACCTGA
- a CDS encoding LamB/YcsF family protein gives MDLNADLGEGFGIWRLGDDDALLGLVTSANVACGFHGGDASTMRRVCEEAARRGVAVGAQVGYRDLAGFGRRHIAYDFAELRDEVLYQLGALDAFCRLFRTRVRYLKPHGALYHAAAHDESQAAALVAAVGEYDDQLPVLCSPGSTLAQLAVGAGLRVVAEGFADRGYLPNGMLVPRNAAGALVTDPEQVAERAVRMATDRTVVAVDGRVIPCPVESICLHGDTPGAVASAEMVRAALIDAGVALSPFTA, from the coding sequence ATGGACCTCAACGCTGACCTGGGCGAGGGATTCGGCATCTGGCGGCTCGGCGACGACGACGCGCTGCTGGGTCTCGTCACCTCCGCGAACGTCGCCTGCGGATTCCACGGCGGCGACGCGTCCACCATGCGGCGGGTCTGCGAGGAGGCGGCGCGCCGGGGCGTCGCGGTGGGCGCGCAGGTCGGCTACCGCGACCTGGCCGGCTTCGGCCGCCGCCACATCGCGTACGACTTCGCGGAGCTTCGCGACGAGGTCCTCTACCAGTTGGGCGCCCTCGACGCGTTCTGCCGGCTGTTCCGCACCCGGGTCCGCTACCTGAAGCCGCACGGCGCGCTCTACCACGCGGCGGCGCACGACGAGTCGCAGGCGGCGGCGCTGGTCGCGGCCGTCGGCGAGTACGACGACCAGCTACCCGTCCTCTGCTCACCGGGGTCGACGCTCGCCCAGTTGGCGGTGGGCGCCGGGCTGCGGGTCGTCGCCGAGGGCTTCGCCGACCGCGGCTACCTGCCCAACGGCATGCTGGTGCCGCGCAACGCCGCGGGCGCGCTCGTCACCGACCCGGAGCAGGTCGCCGAGCGGGCGGTCCGGATGGCCACCGACCGCACCGTGGTGGCGGTCGACGGGCGCGTGATCCCCTGCCCGGTCGAGTCGATCTGCCTGCACGGGGACACTCCGGGCGCGGTCGCCTCGGCCGAGATGGTGCGGGCGGCGCTGATCGACGCGGGCGTGGCGCTGAGTCCGTTCACGGCCTGA
- a CDS encoding LppU/SCO3897 family protein, which produces MTSEGPHHPGQEPDEVSPGAGGPAPYGDRPAHPGNGYGAAGPDLGWAPPPPAGSSAPAPAWATPQDQNPAPQWGSAQVPQSGETGQPGGAQPAWGAAQPEQPGPAWAATGGPQPGWTGQPEQSGQAWAGAAEQPAWAQAQPQPGVRGAAQVPAPAWSQDDPAQSGGWAQRESGGSPQQEAGQAAGWGGTAQPGGAWAEAGPQQSEQAQAGGWAAGQDDPAQSGWGTAGQQQNAQPGWGPAEQAAPAWPQAEQPARGAAQVPASEDPARSASWAAQDPTGSGGWQTGAAGQPDEAPAATGWGAAGTPEDRQRQPDWVIAQDDARAHNPPAAWGDAAPAPTQDDASRSNGWATAEPNAAPARASAAVPGGEGTPAWATGNDSPAQWAGAERAPASDVEPWAASEAWGTTNNEPAPAAPAAWQAERDAEPPVYQPGPAPGISAANAVPLPPQEQRVPGASLAAAPPADYAPHGEFAPATSYSGQPASGERPDWPSGDAGAQSYEAEQAGWGQAEAPSSPAAPVVPAPRTSPESGAARAAVSLPEQGAAGRASASASVPLASRVMPPADQSAVPSGSAVPQPRVYGRPARPEPVDEPAEQETYGSPDRRDEPGPEPRFDDFDRVPPQNGFAEAGPGNAGPSAPPAFPPGLPSFADAPSHTRPMNGVRPHPGAERPGDPYGAHPGAETGMAGVPGYGPPSSPPVEQGPVGGFPPAFPPPPQQQPGPSPWGAPVEQEADQSRFDSFKPDTEPKTEAPTPKVRNGRVLAAVLVAAVLILAVPLGLLLLLGKVGGGGQEASFDPAVGTCVKQSGNGAAPADCAEAEAFTVVSKVDNKDKCADPAQPHVVLPGDGANRVLCLKPAGSQ; this is translated from the coding sequence ATGACGTCCGAGGGCCCGCACCACCCCGGCCAGGAGCCGGACGAGGTGTCGCCGGGCGCCGGCGGACCGGCGCCGTACGGCGACCGACCGGCGCACCCCGGGAACGGCTACGGCGCTGCCGGCCCGGACCTGGGCTGGGCGCCCCCGCCACCGGCGGGATCCAGCGCACCCGCCCCCGCCTGGGCGACACCCCAGGACCAGAACCCGGCCCCGCAGTGGGGCAGCGCGCAGGTGCCGCAGTCCGGCGAGACCGGGCAGCCCGGCGGCGCGCAGCCCGCCTGGGGCGCGGCACAGCCGGAGCAGCCCGGCCCGGCCTGGGCCGCCACCGGCGGTCCCCAGCCCGGCTGGACCGGCCAGCCCGAGCAGTCCGGCCAGGCCTGGGCCGGCGCTGCCGAGCAGCCCGCCTGGGCGCAGGCGCAGCCGCAGCCCGGCGTCCGCGGCGCGGCCCAGGTGCCCGCGCCGGCGTGGTCCCAGGACGACCCCGCCCAGTCGGGCGGTTGGGCGCAGCGGGAGAGCGGCGGAAGCCCGCAGCAGGAGGCCGGTCAGGCAGCCGGTTGGGGCGGCACGGCACAGCCGGGCGGCGCGTGGGCCGAGGCCGGCCCGCAGCAGTCCGAGCAGGCGCAGGCGGGCGGTTGGGCCGCCGGCCAGGACGACCCGGCCCAGAGCGGTTGGGGCACCGCCGGACAGCAGCAGAACGCCCAGCCGGGGTGGGGGCCGGCCGAGCAGGCCGCGCCCGCCTGGCCGCAGGCCGAGCAGCCGGCGCGGGGCGCCGCCCAGGTGCCCGCGTCGGAGGACCCGGCGCGCTCCGCGAGCTGGGCCGCGCAGGACCCGACCGGCTCCGGCGGTTGGCAGACGGGTGCCGCCGGGCAGCCCGACGAGGCCCCCGCCGCCACCGGCTGGGGTGCCGCCGGCACGCCCGAGGACCGGCAGCGGCAGCCCGACTGGGTGATCGCGCAGGACGACGCTCGTGCGCACAACCCGCCGGCCGCCTGGGGCGACGCCGCCCCCGCCCCGACGCAGGACGACGCGTCCCGGTCGAACGGCTGGGCGACCGCCGAGCCGAACGCCGCGCCGGCACGCGCCAGCGCCGCCGTGCCCGGCGGCGAGGGCACGCCCGCCTGGGCGACCGGTAACGACAGCCCGGCCCAGTGGGCCGGCGCCGAGCGGGCGCCCGCGTCCGACGTCGAGCCGTGGGCGGCCAGCGAAGCGTGGGGCACCACCAACAACGAGCCCGCCCCCGCCGCGCCGGCCGCGTGGCAGGCGGAGCGGGACGCGGAGCCCCCGGTCTACCAGCCCGGCCCGGCGCCGGGCATCTCGGCGGCCAACGCGGTGCCGCTGCCGCCGCAGGAGCAGCGCGTGCCCGGCGCCAGCCTGGCCGCCGCCCCGCCGGCCGACTACGCGCCGCACGGCGAGTTCGCCCCGGCCACGTCCTACAGCGGGCAGCCGGCGAGCGGCGAGCGCCCCGACTGGCCGAGCGGCGACGCGGGCGCGCAGTCGTACGAGGCCGAGCAGGCGGGTTGGGGGCAGGCCGAGGCCCCGTCCTCGCCGGCCGCCCCGGTGGTGCCCGCACCGCGCACCTCGCCGGAGTCGGGGGCGGCCCGCGCGGCCGTCTCCCTGCCCGAGCAGGGTGCCGCCGGCCGGGCGTCCGCCAGCGCCTCCGTGCCGCTGGCCAGCCGCGTGATGCCGCCGGCCGACCAGTCGGCGGTGCCGAGCGGATCGGCCGTCCCGCAGCCCCGGGTCTACGGCCGGCCGGCCAGGCCCGAGCCGGTGGACGAGCCCGCCGAGCAGGAGACGTACGGCAGCCCCGACCGTCGGGACGAGCCCGGGCCGGAGCCGCGGTTCGACGACTTCGACCGGGTCCCGCCGCAGAACGGCTTCGCCGAGGCTGGGCCGGGCAACGCCGGGCCGTCGGCGCCGCCGGCCTTCCCGCCGGGTCTGCCGTCGTTCGCGGACGCGCCCAGCCACACCCGACCGATGAACGGCGTACGCCCGCACCCCGGTGCGGAGCGGCCGGGTGACCCGTACGGCGCGCACCCCGGCGCCGAGACGGGTATGGCCGGCGTGCCCGGCTACGGGCCTCCGTCGTCCCCGCCCGTCGAGCAGGGCCCGGTCGGCGGCTTCCCGCCGGCCTTCCCGCCGCCCCCGCAGCAGCAGCCCGGCCCGTCTCCCTGGGGCGCTCCCGTCGAACAGGAGGCCGACCAGAGCCGGTTCGACTCGTTCAAGCCGGACACGGAGCCGAAGACCGAGGCGCCGACGCCGAAGGTCCGCAACGGTCGGGTCCTGGCGGCCGTGCTGGTCGCCGCGGTGCTGATCCTGGCCGTCCCGCTCGGCCTGCTCCTGCTGCTGGGCAAGGTCGGTGGCGGAGGCCAGGAGGCGTCGTTCGACCCGGCGGTGGGCACCTGCGTGAAGCAGTCCGGCAACGGTGCCGCACCGGCCGACTGCGCGGAGGCCGAAGCGTTCACCGTGGTCTCCAAGGTCGACAACAAGGACAAGTGTGCCGATCCGGCCCAGCCGCACGTGGTGCTGCCGGGCGACGGCGCCAACCGGGTGCTCTGCCTGAAGCCGGCCGGGAGCCAGTAG